From a region of the Fischerella sp. JS2 genome:
- a CDS encoding armadillo-type fold-containing protein, producing MAQASSSWQQLIDQILDWMLPEFKSGATKKLALERFRGPGGVLGFLTVVVAMLLWNWKLLLASSAGVGTMMFVYSVQAWRWQLQWSEIKKFLNSPNRRLALAVMSGGIACFSTYMAVVIWLDSNSHWLAAAVILQGLATLLTLFLLTWQIVNSYGNRDENQLDNLLSNLTEKEPLKRLIAIRLLTKLITNNRVNTSELQSIGECLRLLLCHEEKPVIREAAFDSLQALERMQTLSSNPMAIKIPTKAKVKNRISC from the coding sequence TCCAGAGTTCAAGTCAGGAGCCACAAAAAAGTTAGCTCTAGAACGTTTTCGAGGTCCAGGAGGCGTTCTTGGGTTCCTGACTGTAGTAGTTGCAATGCTGTTGTGGAACTGGAAACTGCTGTTAGCCAGCAGTGCGGGTGTTGGAACAATGATGTTTGTTTATTCCGTGCAAGCATGGCGTTGGCAGTTGCAATGGTCTGAAATTAAAAAATTTTTAAACAGTCCTAACCGTCGATTAGCTCTAGCTGTAATGAGCGGTGGTATAGCTTGCTTCAGTACGTACATGGCAGTTGTGATTTGGTTAGACTCTAACAGTCATTGGCTTGCTGCTGCTGTTATTTTGCAAGGTTTAGCCACATTATTGACTTTATTTTTACTAACATGGCAAATAGTCAACTCTTACGGAAATCGAGATGAAAATCAGTTAGACAACTTGTTAAGTAATCTCACTGAAAAAGAGCCCCTCAAGCGATTAATTGCTATACGTCTCCTCACCAAATTAATCACCAACAATCGGGTCAATACTTCCGAGTTACAAAGTATTGGCGAATGTTTGAGACTCCTGCTTTGTCATGAGGAAAAACCAGTAATCCGAGAAGCAGCTTTTGATAGCTTGCAAGCATTAGAACGAATGCAAACACTTTCATCAAATCCTATGGCAATTAAAATACCTACCAAAGCAAAAGTCAAAAATCGGATTAGTTGTTAG